The Hemicordylus capensis ecotype Gifberg chromosome 11, rHemCap1.1.pri, whole genome shotgun sequence genome includes the window CAGGCCTTGTGCCGAGTCAGCTCAGTGGCCCACCTGGCCTCGTGCTGTTCGGCCTGGCAGCGTCGTCCTGAGGTCTCAGTCTCACCCACGGTTTACACAAGCTTATAAAAGCAGCCACCTTCCACCAGGAAAGAGCCCCTTTATTACAGCGCAATCTGTGAAACCAGTGCTATTTTCTGACTTCACTGGCAAAATAAAAACTGTGAccacagagggaaagagaaacGAGGGAGGTTTTTAATGCCACAGACTGCATTCAGTGGTGACAAACCCCTATCCAGAAGCTGACTTCCATTTCTGAAGGAAATGTGCCATCATTAAAACTGGTCAGATGACTACGGATTGAGAAATCATCACGAGCACCAACCATTTTCCAAATGGAAGGGCTTTGCTTTGTACAAACATGTCTGAATTCGTCTGGaaaacccagcttttctgcaaaGCTTTCATCTTGAGGGCTCTTCTCCAACTGAATCAAAGCTTAATTACTTTTCTTTCACATGGGCCCACGGATTGCTTTTCTGCTGCAAGTGTAGATGAATGAAGGTTGCCCAGGCTGCTAAATCTTGAGCCTCAAAAGCCCCAGGAGACGGCATACTCAGGCTCTTAGAAATGTAACACAGGTTGCCTAAGAATTGTGAAGTGTTCTTCCTCCCTAGGCTctgagttccttccctggcagcatctccaagacagggctgagagagattcctgcctgccacctgggagaagccgctgccagtctgggtagacaatcctgagccagatggaccaagggtctggctcagtctatggcagcttcctctgttcccatttAGAGGGGGGACCATTGCTATTACACTTTGCTTCTGGTTCCTGAAGTTCTGATTCTAGCCCATGGgaagctgaatgccaggtcaAGTGGAATCCTGCCACACCAGCACACAGAGACAGCAGAGATGGAGGAAGTGCCCGTTTTCTTCGGCATTCAACAAACATTGACAACTGCAGAAAACAGATCCATCAGATTGTCAACACACACTGGCAGATGCCAGCAATCTCCGGTCATAAAAGTGCAATCTTGTGGCACTGCAACAGTTGCCAAAAATAAACCAACTTCTGGAGCCTAAAGGCCCTTGCAGaaacgccccccacccccgttaagcacacacacacgagtGTGGTCAGcaggtgggttcttgagggcactgAATGCAGGAGGAGGTCAGGCTGCGAGGCCGTCAGATGTACGCAaaagcgcagcagcagcagcagcagcagcggcctttcgccccccgccccctaaaGAGCATCGTCTGGGGGTCCCCGGGGGGTGGAACTGGGCCCGGGGTAGGTCCAGGGGGATGAAGAAGAgccccgagggagggagggagggagccagcccACCcccaagcatgtgcagagtgcggCCCGCCCCTCCCCCGGGCGCCGCCGACTGGCGCAGCACCTGACGCAGCGGTGGGGCTCGCGGGCGCAGTCGGTCTGGCAGAGGAAGCGCTCCCAGTGCAGCCAGCCCAGGGGCGGCCGCCGGGCCAGCCCGTTCTCCAGCGCCTCGGCCGGGCGGAGCgccgccgccagcagcagcagcagcagcagcagcagcagcagggccagcccgcctccgcctcctccgcgCCGCCGCTCCGGCTGCTGCTGCGCCATGCCCGGCTCGGTGGGGAGTCCGGACTGTCTGCGGGCAGCCCGGCGCACCGCACACCAACCACTCCGAAGGCGAGAGGGGACGGGCGGGCGCCGCCTGCAGCCAATCGCGGCTCGCCGCCCCAGACTCTCAGCCAATCGCACGCGGGCTTTCCCTTTCGAAATCTCCTTCCTTGTGGGTCATGTGACAAGGGTCCTAGATGACGTCACGCGACAGGCAGGGGCATCATTAACTCCTTCGCCGCCGCCCAGGTATGCCGAGAAGCAGCCCGGCGGCTCAGCTCGGGCAGGCGGATTCCCAGCCAGGAGCTTCTGAGAAGAAGCGCAGCAAGGCGGCCTCCTGTTTGCCCCAGCGCGGTCCAGCCACCTGATCACTCAATGAgcttccagcttcagaggcagcctGTGTTGGAGGCACAGAATGATGGAGCTGAAAGGGGTCCTGGAGAGCCCCAAGCCGGAATGCCGCTGCCTGCGCTGAGCAGGGGCTTGAGCCTCCACTGTCCGCCCAAGTTGAGAATTCTGTGTTAGAGCCtccgtaggaagctgccacataccgagtcagacccttggtctatctagctcagtactgtctgcacagactggcagcggcttctcccaggctgcaggcaggagtctctctccaagccctctctcgttggagatgctgccagggaaggaacttggaacctagatgccctaaccgagaggggaagatcttacagtgctcacacttctagtctcccattcatatgggagACGGGAGTCTCTCCAagagcggaggagggtgcacttacccctcctgccacgtttcccctgccggcatccATGTTTTGCAAAGCCAATCAGGATGGTAGCGTACCTCCCTGGGCCCCGTTGCCATCagcttccggatatgaccagaagtcaccGACACGCTTGCATTCTCATCCTGTATTCTCTTGCCATCTGGGCACGTGCAATACATCCAAGCATCTGTTTCTGCTCATGGGAAGAATCTGTCAAGCAGCATATGTGAGCAGGGCACCTTCCGGCTGTGTGTCCAGAAAGAGCTTGTCTGGCCTGCCacttcccaccccaccacctaTCAAGGGTCAGAAACCTAGAGCAGGAAGGCCTACAAGCACTCACTGGCCTTGACACCTTTGAGAAAGCAGCCTCCAGTTCCCATTACCCCACCAAGGGATCAAAGACAGGCAGACATCACAGCCTCGGGGAGGACCTTTTTATTTCCGCCCTTCAACCATTATAATATGATAGCCAAACTTGGTTTTGACAGGAGGGTCTGTGTACACAGGCTTGTCCATGCTGCTGACCGGCAAGGCAAAGGCTGCGTCCTGGAAGGGTCCCACCATGGAGCCTCTGCTCATCCAGCCCAGGTCTCCCTGGAAAAGGAacagaacaggagctgtgtgCGTCCCCAAGCTACCTGCACTGACACTTGTCAACCACCACCCTTGATTGACTTCAGTCCCTTTCCCAGAGTGCTGAAATCTGCTTGCAGATGCCCCACTTGGCTTTGCTATCTCTGCAGAACAGCTTGCCAGGAGGGTCAGGCTACAGCCCTAAGCCGATTTCCCTGGAAGTATGCCCCACTGAAAACCGTTGGACCACTTCCAAGTCAAcatccataggaacacaggatgcCGCCTAATGCCTGAtgcaggcccttggtccatctagctcagtatcatctacactgaccggcagtggctctccaaggctacaggcagggctctctctctctgcctagctggggatgctgccgccagggactgaacctgggatcttctgcgtgcaaagcggatGTTCTTCCATGGAGCTACGGCCCCCTCCCCAAATCGAGAGCCAGGCATTAGGAATGCAGCAAGCGGCATTAATGATTATCATTATCAGTTATTATTCGACCATTgttctatccagctcagtattgaccttctgcatgcaaagcagatgctcttccaccgagcCCTGGCCCCATCCAAACAGAAAGAGGCTCGTACCCCTTGCCTGGCTTTGTCCTCACTGTACTGGGAGGCCACTTCGCTGAAGCGCACACCAGCCTTCAGCTTCTCCATCGCTTCCTGGGCTCTGCTGTGCTTTTCACACAGAATATGCCTCACCTAGAAAAGCAGGACACAAATTAGATAGATGcagaggtgtatgtgtgtgtgtgtgtgtgtacgcacacaccCCTTGCATCTCTGGCCGAACACCACACGCTATAGCGACGTCCCTCAGCACACAGCCCACCAAGTCCTTAGATCTGGGATCTCACACTGGAGCtcgccagctgttgctggactaccgtCATCACCTGACACAATGGCCAGCagcctgggatgatgggagttgcagttcaacatctgcagaaaggccTCGGTTTGAGATCCCTGCTGTAGATCTTCTCCCTGCATTGCAGCCAAGGGTGCTAACATCAACCATTCAAGCTAAGCATCACGTGTTGGGATCAGGGCCAAGCTTCTAATGCCAACAACTGTGACAGATCGGGAAAATCAGATGCCCTCCTCCACTACACAGAGTAATGCCACACTACAGTTTCCAGGGCAGACTTCCTCAATCCCAGACGTGTGCAGGTGAGAGCAGATTTTGCATCAGGCTTCCAGGTCAGCTCCATCAACTGGACTGAAGAGATTCTTCCGCTCGGCTTTGTTTCCagcatttctcctcctccaaagTGTTGACAGTGGTGGAGGAAGGCTGTATTGCCTGAattcacacccacacacacaagaTGACATTGCCAAAGACCCACCTTCACAGTACTTCCACCCCCTTTGGGGCCCTGGGCTTTCTTATCAGCACCATCACTGCCAGAGGCTGCTCCTCCTTGGGAAACAGAAGATCAGAGGCAACAGTGAGATGCCCTGAATGGGAAAGACTGGTCCCTGCTCTCTGCCTTGGGACAGATTGATATTATTATATCCTGAGATCCACCGGCTTTGTGTGCAAAGGACGGCAGggccaattcctggcagcatctggggggggggctgggaaagGCTGCAACCCTGGGGAGCCACTCCAGCCAGTGCAGGCAacaccatacctgccaacatggccAATTCCCCCCTTCACCTGTGGGAAAATAGGGCCACATTGGCAGGTCGTATGCCTGAATCTGGAGCAAGAGGGACCAAGGGTGgtgggtctcctcctcctcctcacacggtgattctccttatttagcagggggagagtaactggccctatccacccccagcacaggacctccagtgactgttgctggagtcatatttctttttagactgtgagccctttggggacagggatccatcttattcatttactatttatcagtgtaaaccgccctgagccatttttggaagggcggtatagaaattgaatgaatgaatgaatgaatgaatgaataaataaataaataaataataaaacaagtcaaaataatcgacatagcaataccaggggatagcagaatagaagaaaaagaaatagaaaaaaaccaccaaatacgaagatctacaaattgaaattgaaaggctgtggcagaacaaGACctaagtaatcccagtggtcattggcgccctgggtgcagttcccaaagaccttgaagcgCACCTcagcaccagaggggccacaaTACGCCAGCAAGGTGGCCCCCGAGCTGTCCCCGAAGGGCCCACGGTCTGAGAAGAAGGCGAGGGCAGGCCTCGGCCCCTggctggagggacgctgtgctgctggggctggagaggggcaGCTGCTCCCCGCCTGGTCAAGggaagagcccccccccactgcccccagggGGCTGCTCCTGCCCCAGCCCCATTGCGAGGTGGTGCACGGGGGGGAgggacgcctggcctggcctcccgTCCAGCccagccccgccccgcccgcccgcctcacCCTTCCCGGCTTTGCCTTTCCCCTTCGGgggcatcttcttcttcttcttccccgccGCACCTTCTTCTTCCGCGCGCCGTCGCGTCGCTCCCTGTGACGTCATCCCGGCGCGACGGGCACCAgcgaggagagggggaggagaggcctGCTTGAGAAGGCGGCCGGAGTGCCGGATCGCAGGAGTGACGAGGCGGCTGCTCGCGGGGGGAGGAGGTGCCCCGCAAGGCGCTGACCGGGATGGCAAAAATCGCCGGCCTCCCCCGGAGGCGGAGACAGCAGCAGCGGCGCCGTCAGCGCCTGCAGGCCGCCGCCGGCGGTGCGCGTCGCTAGGCAACGGGGTGGCCTGCCGGGGCGGGGAAGAGCCTTCGTGCCAGAAGCAGGCCCGAGCAGGACCCGGGGCGGTCCTTGCAGAGCTCCTGGATGGGTGGCTGCCTGGGAGCTCCCCTCGCTGCCAGACCGCCCTCTTGGGGACGGGGCTGTGACTCCTCGGCGGAAGAGCCTCTGCTGGCTGCAGAAGGGCCCGCGCTCCACCCCGCGtcgcatctgcaggtagggccgggagagaagctgctgccaggctgagcTCAGGGGGACAAAGGCGGCTTCCTCTGTGACGTTAATGCTCAAAGCAGCAGTCTAGGGTGCCGCTGGGGAAGGGGCCTTGCCTGGAGACTTCCTGGCGCCTGCCCCGTGCCACCAGCTGCCTTTTGCTTGACCCTTCTTTGCTTGAGAGTATTCCAAGGCTCATGGAGTCCTCGGGAGGAGGAGTGACAGAAAGACAGATCACTTAATGGCGCTTACAGGATGACGGCAGGACTAAGGTGGCAGGGGCTGAAAAAATTCCACTCACACAATGGGGGTCGGAAATTTCCTCCCATTCCTCTGCCTCCTgggaatatgtccccgagggtcctgcagccctcaggggcttattttcaggaggcacaggggctgcagagggaagggagaaatgGGGGACATCAGCTCTCCCTGTTGCTCAGGAGAAACATGTATTGGCATGTGCAATTTTGAACTGGCTCTGAACCGCAGGCTTTAAACTGGTATTATTCTTGAGGTTCTGGGGGGAAAACACGCTGCTTGGCAGTGCTGACACTGCAGGGTGCTTGGCTGCTGATCGCACATTTGAACAAGAGACATTTAGGAGACTTGCGCTGTGTCGGCTGAAAAGACCTGAAAAGGGGTGTCTGTCTAGATCTGCCTATGAAGAAAAATTCAAGGAAGGAGAGGACCTTGGGTCCACTGTCTGTTGCTTTCCCCAAGGAAGCCTATTTATTCCAGCAGACATTTGCTTCCCGTGTCAAAGCCATTTGTTTTCAACTGACTGCAGATGTTTTATATGCGTGGTAATAGGACAACAGCTTAACTAGCTCTAaatcatttggggttttttattaAACATTTGTTAGCCTCTACCATGTAATATAGAAAACAGGACAAcaacttaaataaaataaatatcacagGATGCACGCAGCTCCTTGTTCTGCTCTTAAAAGTAAACACATTTTGAGGGCTGACGGAGACAACCATGTAAAAACCAGCTATTTAGATGTTTTTTGCCagtggtgtttttaaaagtatcaaAGATCCAAAGAGCAGTCCAGGATTCAAAGAACATGCCAGGCTGTTCTCTGCAAAGGGGCTgtgttgttggtttgttttttactaAAACAAGAAGGAAAAAGACAAAGGAACATTTCAGCCCTTAGAAATTGGCCCCCCCGTTTTCTCACTCAGCTAGTGAAGACTCTGTCTCTGCAGAAAATGCCAGCTTGTGCAACCCGTGGATGCAGGAGGAGCAGCTGTGTCCCAAGGCCTGGGGGCCTCAGGGTCACATTGCCTTCTTCAGGCCCTCAAAGCCACAGAATTTCCACCGCTTTTCCAGACTGGCTCCGATGCCACTCCTCTCCTGCTTGAAGGTGTGCTGGAGTCGTGTCAGGAGAGCTTCCACTTCGCTAGCACAAATCTAGAGAAGAGAAGCAAGAGTGTTCCTGAAACCTCCAtagtgtttgtgggggggggaggtgagggaGAGCCCCCTCGTGTACAACCCTCATTGCCCCAAAGAGGCCATTCCAAGGGTAAGGGGATCTGGCTTGTGCCACAGGATGCTTCCTAGCAACACCCCCTGTCACTGGCCCAGTGGCGAGGGCTGCCGGCACATACCTTACTCTCAAGGCGCTGGAGGTAGGAACAGATGTATTCAATGCTTGCTCCATAGGGGTGCACATGCAGGAAGGTGGAGATTATCCCTAGAGAAACAGCATGTCTGGAGTCACTTCCAGGACTCTTGCAGCTCAGAAGATACCATGAAGTTTGAGTTGGCAAAAGAATCCACAGTTCAGCCTATTATTCATTCTTTCATGTTTATATACACCtgatctatctatccatccatccaggcagtgtacacaatcaaagttacaatataaaaagtgGCTCATACTAGACTTCTCGCAACtctaaacaactctgctggatgtaaaCTTGAGGATGCAATGCAGACAGgcaagaattgcttctttgccacgtgtattgccagagcatagatcttcagctATTCTCTATGTTGTAACCggccagatttgagttgagtctttctccatttgcgctccagtcatctaacttgctgcttcagctcctgtaattcAAACACCAccacagggctaattttgaagcgggtcagagaggacgcttaggagcaattgtgtctactgctctagtgaattTGTTATTCCGTGTTTGTACCAGAGCACCGACAGAATAATCGGCAGAGCCAAttcaaaacccttccaaggctcctTGAAATCCCATTTAATCCAATAACCtcaggtggaccaacctaatgggtccttcatccctgcagaggtgggctgtggttgcaagtcctaccttaaccagacagtggtctgtccatgacaatggggagatgacaggagtcccacCCAGGGAACACCACCCtggtcagagtaaaagaccaaattgagcatgcgCCCGGCAACATGCttcagtccagagaccacctgggataggcccatagttgtcatggtcgctaacaattcctgagccactcctgacaacccagtctcATAGTGGACACTGAAGCCCCCCTCACCCACCAACAATCTGGACGGTTCCAGTGCCTGCAACCAGGCCTGTCAGATCAGTTAGGGGCTCCATCGAACAGTGGGATGATCTGTACACCAGCAGTAGTCCCACTCTACAGGCTTAAGTACAGACACTTGATatgggccaattccctgacagggatccagGTAAGGGAGACAgtgtccctctaacagggattcccagatattgaccacaactcccataatccccaatgaAAAGCTATTGCaagtggggattctgggagttgtagtcaacatcatctgggagtccctgttagaggggacactgttaGAGACCAcagcctgcccacctcctctcacttcctccaccacagagtatcctgctgggagaagctgagaccagactgGACCACGTTCACACTGATTTCAGTAACCCACACTAAATCTCGATTTGaactgtgtgaatcaggccaaCGGATTTAGGGTGCATATATTCCAGAGGTATTAAGGAGGTTTTTCCCCATCTAAAGACATCAAGCTGATCCATCCCAGGGTGGAATCAAGGTTTCTGTGGCCCAGAGGTTCTTACCCACGAGCAAACCTTCCCTCTCTGATCTGATCAGGTTGCTGCCAAGTCCCCTTCCAAGCATGCTCTCCTCCTTCGGGCTCACCGAGCAGACGGCAGACACATCATGGGCCTGAAGACAATGACAGAGGATTACTTGGTAGCACAGCCACTGGTCAACTGCTCCATCAgctgcctcctgcacagtgtggCGTGAATCTCCTGTGATGGacagtaactaacaaaaagcagTGAAAAGTGAGGGATGGAGGGGCGTGTGGGCTGAAGGAGAGGGACACCTCTGCTCCCATATGATTGGGGGCCACTTCACACAAAGCTTTAGCTCCAAGATGcaaggggacaggttcacgtgTGGATGGGTAACTGGCTCacggacaggaaacagagggtaggaataaatggacagttttcaccatggagggaagtaggaagtggggtcccccagggacttGTGTTGGGACCAGTGCTCATGAATCAACTAGAAGCTGGGGGTCAGCAGCCAAGTGGCCAACTTTGGAGATGACACTGAACTCTTTGGGATAGTGAAATTGACAACAGAtgatgaggagctccaaaaggatctctccaaactgggtgagtgggccacaaaatggcaaatgcagttcagtgtaagcaagtgtaaagcgtTGTATATTGTGGCAAaaccacccaacttcacatatagactgaaggggtctgagctgtcagtgactgaccgggagagaggtcttggggtcgtggtggagagCTCGTTGAAGTagtgttgtct containing:
- the PIN4 gene encoding peptidyl-prolyl cis-trans isomerase NIMA-interacting 4 isoform X2, with amino-acid sequence MTSQGATRRRAEEEGAAGKKKKKMPPKGKGKAGKGGAASGSDGADKKAQGPKGGGSTVKVRHILCEKHSRAQEAMEKLKAGVRFSEVASQYSEDKARQGGDLGWMSRGSMVGPFQDAAFALPVSSMDKPVYTDPPVKTKFGYHIIMVEGRK
- the PIN4 gene encoding peptidyl-prolyl cis-trans isomerase NIMA-interacting 4 isoform X1, translated to MTSQGATRRRAEEEGAAGKKKKKMPPKGKGGAASGSDGADKKAQGPKGGGSTVKVRHILCEKHSRAQEAMEKLKAGVRFSEVASQYSEDKARQGGDLGWMSRGSMVGPFQDAAFALPVSSMDKPVYTDPPVKTKFGYHIIMVEGRK